The genomic window ACCGGCAGCGTGGCTGAAGGCGTTAACCTGCCGAAGCAGCTGGAAGGCGCCTATGCCCATGCCAAGGAAATCTCCAGCGGCAAGGACACCCCGTCCGGCCACTGGGAAATCGCCGGTGTGCCGGTACGCTTTGACTGGGGCTACTTTCTGGATAAAACCGACAGCTTCCCTGCCGAGCTGCTGGAAAACATTGTCCGCGAGGCCGAGTTACCCGGCGTGATCGGTAACTGCCACGCCTCTGGCACCGAGATTATTGCTCGCCTGGGGGAAGAACACGTCCAGAGCGGCAAGCCGATTGTCTACACCTCGGCTGATTCGGTGTTCCAGATCGCCGCTCACGAAGAGCATTTTGGCCTGGAACGCCTATACGCGCTGTGTGAAACCGTGCGCGAGCTGCTTGCCCCTTACAACATCGGCCGGGTGATTGCCCGTCCGTTCAACGGTGATGACAGCGCAAGCTTTGCACGTACTGGCAACCGCCGGGATTATAGCGTCGAGCCGCCTAGCCCGACTGTGCTGCAGAAACTCGCCAATGCCGGTGGCGAAGTGGTCTCGATCGGCAAGATTGCCGATATTTACGCCCACTGCGGCATTACTCACAAGGTCAAGGCCAGCGGCCATGATGCGCTGATGGATGCCACACTGGCAGAAATGGCGCGCACCGCCAATGAGACCGCAGACCGTCCGACCATGATCATGACCAACTTTGTGGATTTTGATTCGGTTTACGGCCACCGCCGTGACGTACCGGGCTACGCCGCCGCCCTTGAGCATTTCGATGCCCGCCTGCCAGAACTGCTGGCGGCCCTGAATGAGGATGACCTGCTGCTGCTCACGGCTGATCACGGCTGCGACCCCAGCTGGGAAGGCACCGAACATACCCGTGAATACGTACCGGTTATGGTACGTGGTGGCGGCTTCACCCCCGGCCCGCTGGGTGAACGCGGCACCTTTGCCGATATAGGCCAGACGCTGGCGGACTTCTTTGGCGTTGACGCCATGCAGGACGGCAACAGCTTTTTACCCCAGGCAGCGTAAGCACAAGAACTACCTAATACATTAAGGAGCCACCCATGGCGACACCGCATATCAACGCAGAAATGGGCGATTTCGCCGATACCGTACTGATGCCCGGCGACCCGCTGCGCGCCAAATACATCGCTGACACCTACCTGGAAAATGTGCGCCAGGTCAACGACGTGCGCAGCATGTTCGGCTATACCGGCACCTATCAGGGCCGCGAAATTTCAGTGATGGGCCACGGCATGGGGATTCCGTCGGTATCCATCTACGCCAAGGAGCTGATTACCGATTTTGGCGTGAAGTCGATTATCCGTGTGGGTTCCTGCGGCGCGGTGCGTGATGATGTCAACGTGCGTGATGTGGTCATCGGCATGGGTGCCTGCACCGACTCCAAAGTGAATCGCATGCGCTTTAACGACCACGACTTCTCGGCCATCGCGGACTTTGACCTGACCCGCCATGCCGTCGCGGCAGCCAATGCCCAGAACGTCCCGGTCAAAGTCGGCAATATCTTTTCAGCGGATCTGTTTTATAACCCGCAGACCGAGATGGCTGAACTGCTCAAGCGCTACGGCATCGTCGGCGTGGAAATGGAAGCCGCAGGCCTTTACGGCGTGGCCGCCGAATTTGGCGCCCGCACGTTGACCATCTGCACGGTGTCTGACCACATTCTGAAAGGCGATTCCCTCTCCAGCGCCGACCGCCAGACCACTTTCAACGACATGATGACCATTGCGCTCGATACTGTGCTGCGCGACGACGCCGGCAAGGCCTGACCGACAGCAACTCCGAGCCAAAAAGAGGATAACCCCATGACGCAAGCAAATCAGGCACTGGTGGACACCCTACTAACCACCCTGGGCAACGCCTACGCGCCCTACTCCCATCATCCGGTCGCGGCGGTCATGGAATGCCCGGATGGCCAGCAATTTTCTGGCTGCAATGTGGAAGTCGCCCACTACAAGGGGCTGTGCGCGGAAGCTTCGGCGATTGCGGCAATGATTACCGCTGGCCAGCGCGAGCTTGCCAAGGTATACGTCATGGGCCCCGGTGAACACCTGTGCACGCCCTGCGGCGACTGTCGCCAACGCATCCGTGAGTTCGCCACCCCAGACACACAGATCATGGTGCTTTCCCACCAGGGCGAGGTGCTGAAAACCTACAGCATGGAAACATTATTGCCTGACGCCTTCGGGCCGGAAAACCTGCCATCGCAACAATAATGAACCTTAGTTAACTCGCATTGCTTTTACCCCCGCATCATCGCACTCTGCTTGCCACTATAGTTAGGCGCTCTGCCCACTGGGCAGGGCCAATAATTCGATCCTGTTGACTCACTCCTGTGAAGCTGGCCCTGCCCAGTGCATACTCTGCTTGGCACTGCAGCGGTGATGCCACAGGAACAGAGCAACAGCAATGGCTCTGGAGTGCTTGAAATGTCTGATTGGACATCGGGTTATGTGGCGGATATCAACTACACCTTCGGCTATTATGCTGAACTGAACCCGCTAAGAATTGATCTTGCCTTTATTAATGCAGGCATCCGCCCGCCAGAGGTGGTTAACGCCTGTGAGTTG from Halomonas sp. CH40 includes these protein-coding regions:
- a CDS encoding phosphopentomutase; amino-acid sequence: MRRAIVVVLDSFGIGSAPDAEKFGDQGADTLGHIAAACARGEANTAERSGPLKLPNMAALGLFHAHRDATGSVAEGVNLPKQLEGAYAHAKEISSGKDTPSGHWEIAGVPVRFDWGYFLDKTDSFPAELLENIVREAELPGVIGNCHASGTEIIARLGEEHVQSGKPIVYTSADSVFQIAAHEEHFGLERLYALCETVRELLAPYNIGRVIARPFNGDDSASFARTGNRRDYSVEPPSPTVLQKLANAGGEVVSIGKIADIYAHCGITHKVKASGHDALMDATLAEMARTANETADRPTMIMTNFVDFDSVYGHRRDVPGYAAALEHFDARLPELLAALNEDDLLLLTADHGCDPSWEGTEHTREYVPVMVRGGGFTPGPLGERGTFADIGQTLADFFGVDAMQDGNSFLPQAA
- the deoD gene encoding purine-nucleoside phosphorylase; this encodes MATPHINAEMGDFADTVLMPGDPLRAKYIADTYLENVRQVNDVRSMFGYTGTYQGREISVMGHGMGIPSVSIYAKELITDFGVKSIIRVGSCGAVRDDVNVRDVVIGMGACTDSKVNRMRFNDHDFSAIADFDLTRHAVAAANAQNVPVKVGNIFSADLFYNPQTEMAELLKRYGIVGVEMEAAGLYGVAAEFGARTLTICTVSDHILKGDSLSSADRQTTFNDMMTIALDTVLRDDAGKA